Part of the Labrus bergylta chromosome 19, fLabBer1.1, whole genome shotgun sequence genome, TATAAAGTTTTCAAACAATGGAAACAGCTGATGGAGTAAAGGGTCCAAAAATTGACTTGATTGTTGAGGTCTTTCTAttgccatgtttttttgtcattcaatATGATAATGTTAGGTGTTGTTTTTACACCCTTGATAGAGAAATTAGGTAATGTGGTGAAATAAGgttgaaactgatgtgctgagGTCCGTACTTCGCTTTGTTTGTAGCAGTTTTGATCCGGCGGTCcgcatgcatgtgtgtggggGTCGTGGCATTTGAAGGAGCCCCAAGGGGAGAGAATGTGTTCAGACGGATTCTGGAGGAGATGTTACTTTTCAAATCTTGCAAGCTTTCAAGAATCTCCAACCCTGCCTTTTAGTAAAGCAAGACATCAGGTCCATTTGGTCTCGTATATAAGTCTTATGATCACCTCTCACAAAACACTAATAAATCTCCTACCCCTGTATTTTAGATCCTCTCACctgagtttgtttttgcactCCCTCCCTCAGTGGACAGTGACCAAGACGGCAGAGAACCTTTATTTAGCCTTGAACTTTAATGACCGCTCGGTTGCATGAAAACAACATTCCAGTAAGACAAAAACAGTCACACATGAAGACATACGGAACAAGTTGTCACACTGTAGTTGGTAGTAGGTACCAGCATGGTTCAGAAAATGACTCAGGCTGAGTTTGTCTTCCCATGGCCAAACCATTACTCATGCTttgtatgtctgtatgtgtgtatgttagcACATGCCGATGGTGACTTGGACCAAACTCGTTGAGGTAGGACTTAAAATTCAAGGGGGTTAGTAAATGTGGTTCAAACTTGGGGAAGAACTTCAAGCTAACAATATTCACACATTCATCTTACAAAATGCTCATGGTGggaagctaaaaaaaagttatgaagCTAATATGAAAAATAGTCATAATTTCTGTGCTTCTTAATTACCAGAAAGTAGATGATAGATGGTGAAATATGGTCAGACATCAGGTcatattttaatgtgaaacctcttaaatgttaaatctcTATCTCTAGCCTTCATCTACTTCCCAGCTAACATTACTGTTTGATAGTGTAACAGTTTAATTGGCCTTCAGTctaacctctgtgtgtgtgtgtgtgtgtgtgtgtgtgtgtgtgtgtgtgtgtgtgtgtgtgtgtgtgtgtgtgtgtgtgtgtaaaatgtacGTCTTAGAGTCACTTATGCCATTTATTGACAGCCACCCAAATCCTACACCTTTACCCAGTTATATAAATaccttccattttttttctgtcctttattgTCTTTTGGATGAGTGATTGTGCTGTTGCCTTGTCATTGTTTCTGTAATCAGTCTAGTCAAGGCGgaccattttttttcccccttactTCTTCCTCTCTGAAGCCTTGCTGTTGTTtcgtttttcatgtttttctcctgGTGCACTGTTTTGGGTTGAGATGTGGGTTGGATTGGATAATGGAGTGCTGACAATAGGGTTGCCACGATAGATCCTgcctttcaactttttaatatttactgcacctgttttcttctctctcaaAACCgacttaaaaaaggaaacacttgTTGTTCATTTATGCAGATTTAACTGATTGAATTTCATTTTCCTAAATATTGCGCTCAACAGATTACCAAATCACCTTTCAAACTCACCCAGTGCTGAGGCCTTTGCTACAAATAttaactcattttttttttttttggatcctGATGCTTCTCTTTAAATAAGTGAGAATCAATTAGACTCTAAAAAACCTCTCAAGTTTGTTCTTATCACTTTAAACAGTCAAAAGCTCTCCTCATGCTAGCTGTTTGAGTTTCCAGGCCTTTTAGAGTCTAGGGGCTGGGATAAGCTATGTCATCGAGGGCAGAATGTGCTTGATGTTCATAACTGTTTATTTAATCGAAACATCCCTCTGGGTGCTAACCTAGTCCCGGCTCCCCTCACTGCCTCCCAGGCTTTTTGTCCCGACACAGAGGGGGAAATGGCCAGCAGCATCCCTTTTTGAAAACTGTCCAGCTGTCAAAGTGGCAGTGACATTTTCACAATGCTTCTCTTGGCTCATCTCCTCTGTCCACATCCCCCCTCCCCGAACTGTAagcctcccctccctctcctcccccatGTGCTCGCCCTCCAGCAGGCAGCAGGACACCAGTAAAGCCAAATCACAAAGTGAAGGACAAACAGGCTGCAGGTTAAATAAACCAAACTTTTTCCTGTCATCCGGCCTCCATCAGCCTCCATGTAGTTCTGTCTCCTCAACCACAAAAATGAAAACGGTTCCTCCTGCTGATTCCCATAGAGAACATGACATAATCACTTCATCCTAATGTTCATGCTGGTGTTGATTTTCCAAAGATTTGAGTGACCAGAGGTTGAACACCTCAAAGGGTTACTTCAACTTCCTGTCTTCTTTTCACAGTGATTTCTATTTTGGCAACCCTATATTGTTCTAATCTCTACTAGCAGGCATTTTCCGTGGAGTTCTTGACTGGTGGATTGAACTGGGGCTGAATGGTGGGTGGTGGGTGGGCGCTTGGCCGCAGTGTGATGGAGTTGGGTTTGGGTTTTAAGGTGGGGCATATTACTCTGAGCATCAGACTAACctatcaggtgtgtgtttgtttcacagCATCCCAGCGCACTACGTATACCCTCAGGCCTTTGTTCAGCCTAGTGTGGTCATCCCTCATGTGCAACCTGCTGCCGCTGCACCCACAACTGCCTCTTCCCCCTACATCGACTACACTGGAGCTGCCTACGCACAGTATTCTGCAGCTGCAGCGAGTGCTGCAGCAGCGGCTGCATACGAGCAGTATCCATACGCTGCATCCCCTGCCGCCGCAGGGTATGTGGCCACTGCAGGCTATGGTTACGCAGTCCAGCAGCCTTTAGCCACTGCAGCACCTGGCACAGCTGCCGCTGCAGCCGCTGCCTTCGGTCAGTACCAGCCTCAGCAGCTGCAAGCTGACCGCATGCAATAGCAGCCACTGCAACCAATGGACATGCAAAGCTAGGAGGCCCTAGCCTGGCCACAGCTGTTTAGTAGAAGGAGCAGCGAAGGAAAAGGAAGAAGGAGTGGCCTTAAGGGTGGGTGTGTCAGCTACTCAGAGGCAAAGTTgctttaatgatgatgatgatgataatgatggtggtggtagtgataatgatggtgaGGTGGAAACTTTTTACAGTAACTTTCCAACTTGCTGTGcttcaaccaaaaaaacaagaaaaagaaaaaaagttgcagaACAAATAATGGAAAGAGAtttactattattattgttgttgttgttacaataattattattatcattactattATCATTGTAGTAGAAAACTTATTTCTAAAGAAAATGCAGGAACTAATCCCTGTGGTTGGTGTAGGTGTTGAACTAAGCCCTTAAGTCCTATTGCTGTCTTAATGTTAGTTAAGGAaactgttctctttttttcacttgtggtctataccacaagttttttttgtggttatttaaaGCCCTcataacatttatatttattatgatTATTGTTACAAATTGGGGGattttcttgtcattttttgtcttttcaagtGCATATTTtcgagattttttttctgataatcAGGGAAATGGAACTGTTTCCAAAGTGTTAGCTATTAAAATGTGACCTCTGTCAGGAAGTCGAGGAGTCCTAACTCATCGTGTCACATATTTGAAGAACTACCTTTTTATCTTCCTGATGCTGAATGTCCCTTTTTTACTCTGTGTCCCGACCTCTTGACCGATGCAAAACAAGCAAATCACaaggagacaaaacaacaaggaaaatacaaaaaaaatgaaaatgtcatcaACTCTGACTCTATTCTTGGACTAAAAGGGGGacttgacaaacaaaacaaacacactaacaaaaGGAGAGAGACAATGGCCTCAGACAATGAGAAACACAAAATCAGTTGGTTTTACTCATGTTTCACACGTACAACGACAAATGCATCCAGAGTTGCATACATTGCTGTTAAAGACAAAGGCAGCAcagttgtgtttctttgtggCCCTGcgatggagagaaagaaaatgagaaagaaagaaagggggaGAGAACAGCTGCTGCTGGGGGTGGACAGAGCTGCTCTAGTGCCATACAGACAGATCACTCTGGAAAGAACACATCACTTGTGCTCGTTTGTCGAGCTGTCACATTTTAATCCCTGGCCTGGCCCATTTGGGAACCAACTTCACAACCCTCCACCCGGCACAGAGCCCCACAGCAGTACCCCCACCCCACCAATTCAGCCCTGCAGCTGTCAGCACTTCCAACTCTGTGCGGCTGTAGTCTGGTGTCAGGTATacactcataaacacacacacttttaccaAAGTCACCAAACAACTGGCCTGCCTCATATCTGTCAAGAACACCAGGTGAGGTGGAGAGGACGGGGGGATGGACTCTTTGACGTTATGTTGGTCTGTGTGCCTTACATTTTTACTGCtatttaagagagagagaaaaacagaaaaaaaagagaaagaaatctactatttaagatatttatttttgaggGTTGACTATGTTGACGCTCTGAGAATAGAGACTTAGTGGTGGTACtgtattaataatattattatgtACTCATCTCAAGGCATATATAAGTTATTGATTAGTTTTAgaaataatattattataatcataattattattattaacatacTCAACCAAAATGTTGATGTAGGACTTATTTAAGACACTGTTACGTGcactgtacttttattttttatctttttgattCTGTAGAACATGACATTGAAGTTTAGCTCGATGCCTTTATGCCTTTTTGTAGGGaagaaactttatttaaatgcagGCCTGTTTGCATGCAGATTGTACTCTGCCTCTTCTGTGTTTAGATGAGAGAAAATCACAATAAGTTTTCAGAAAATAAGCAAAAATGCTGCTTTCTCCACTAGAATGTATAGTTGTTGTCGAGGTTTCAGTAGCTGTGCTCCTTTTGCTTAATATTCATCAGATGGGCTATTTTACACTGTTGGGAATTTTTATACTTGAATTATTTCTTACAAGGGAAATatgcaaaataaatgacaaaaaaacttTAAGGAAGCATTTCATTGTCACTGGATGAAGGCATGTAAAGTGTTACTATTAAAATGCAAAGGTCCTGTTGATATTGAAACCTTAACTTTCAACACCATTTACTctaaattgaaataaaatattatacATAAATGTTTGGTGCCATTTCTTTCTTGAATGCTGAAATCAAACATCCGCATGTCATGTTACTTGAAAGTAAACACAACGCTTATCGGGTCCCTAACTTGACATTGAGAAGCTGTTGGATCTtggacacatttgtttttacacatgtcgttttttcttccttttgcaGGGCCTTGAATacaatcaatacattttatgtGTGGCTATGTTTAGAGCTTTCTAATATTAAATGAACAGCACAAATCAACACCAGACTGACTAACTAGACCTGgggtgtgggtgggggggttcTGGAAAGTTTCATGAAGGTCCATTGAAAGTTTCAAAAaatgtgatatatatatatatatatatatatatatatatatatatatatatatataaataattccATTTATAATTCTTGAAAAAATCCCCTAAATTTatgttaaaaatgtcaataaaaaatTCCCAGAATTCCCTGTGAACAGGTCCATATGCTACAAAAGTCCCAAAAGTCTCCAAAAAATCCTGAAAATTCCCGTAAATTTCTATAACATTCTTAAGTCCTGTAATTAATTTCCATGCCAATTTCGTGAAAGTTTATGAAAACTTCGATTGAATATTTACAGAAatttaaataacaaattaaTGAAAACTCacaaaagttttgaaaaaagttTTGACAAATGGATTGCAAAATTGCAAATTCCTGAAAGTTTGGGAAAATTTACATTTCCATTAAAGAATCAaaggtatcaaaaagtatccataaatttaacatttaaaattccTGAAAGTTCCTTACAATTCCCAAACTTTGCAATTGAAACATCCCCCAAAATTCCAAAATGTTTCGGAAAGGTTCTATTGAAAGTTTCCAGAAAATCATgaaaattcattaaaatgtccaATGACAAAACCTGAATTTGTCGTTGAAATGTTCAATAACATCTTGAGAGTTTCCAAATATTTCCATtgaaaattgcaaaaaaaattacaaaagtTTCCAATGAAAAGTCCCAAAATTACATAGAAAGTGACTCACCTAAAAATGTTGGACTAGAGTAAAAATACATAGGAAGAAATATAAAGAGAGTCTATTTAActtttcctttgttttattaTGATAACTTGAACAGTCAAATAATAACTCTGAACTCCCCAGCTAACATAAGCTGTTGCTTCTTACACTGCCTCTCCTCTTCACTTTGATGTATCTGATTAAGTAAAACCAAGCCCACTCACATCTAGTcagatgtttatttaaatgaaagcAGAAGTTAGTCGCCTGCTTTATTTAGGCAGAATCTTGTTGCTTTTCAGACTTACTTTAACATTGATGTTGCACAATGCACAACCTGGAAAAAGTCAGTAAGATGTTTTGTGTCAGCTAGCTTTAGAAGTTGACTTTATTTCAAACACCCTATGACTACAACAGCCAAAGTTTACCTGGATACAACTGACACAAAATAATCTTTCTCAGATCTCAGTCTATCAATGATTGATGTGTTCTCCAATCAATCATTTATTCTATGAAGACTTTGTTGCCAtgtctctgctttcttttactTGGACCCTGATGAAACATGAAACTGGCCCTCTGTAGGTCTGTGATCATGACAAAGT contains:
- the rbm24a gene encoding RNA-binding protein 24, coding for MHTTQKDTTYTKIFVGGLPYHTTDSSLRKYFEVFGEIEEAVVITDRQTGKSRGYGFVTMADRSAADRACKDPNPIIDGRKANVNLAYLGAKPRVMQPGFTFGVPQIHPAFIQRPYGIPAHYVYPQAFVQPSVVIPHVQPAAAAPTTASSPYIDYTGAAYAQYSAAAASAAAAAAYEQYPYAASPAAAGYVATAGYGYAVQQPLATAAPGTAAAAAAAFGQYQPQQLQADRMQ